The window GTTCTTGAAGGTGACGTTGCCCGCGAAGGACATGAAGTAGCCCTCGCGGGCGCAGATCTCGGCCATGTCGGCGTCGCCGGAGTAGCAGTGGAAGACGGTCCGCTCGGGGGCGCCCTCCTCCTTCAGCACGCGCAGGACGTCGGCATGGGCGTCGCGGTCGTGGATGACGAGCGCCTTGCCGTGCCGCTTGGCGATCTCGATGTGGGCGCGGAAGGACCGCTCCTGCGCCGCCTTGCCCTCGGGGCCGGTGCGGAAGTGGTCGAGGCCGGTCTCGCCGACGCCCTTCACCTGGGGCAGCGCGGCCAGCCGGTCGATCTCGGCCAGGGCCTCGTCCAGGGCCGCGTCGCCGCCCGGCTCGCGGGCGCCCTGCCGGGACCAGCCGTCGGGGTCGCCGTGGACGATGCGCGGTGCCTCGTTGGGGTGGAGGGCGACGGTCGCGTGGACGTTCTCGTGCTCCGCCGCGGTCTCGGCGGCCCAGCGCGAGCCGGCGATGTCGCAGCCGACCTGGACGACGGTCGTGACTCCCACCGACGCCGCCTTCGCAAGGCCTTCCGCGACCGTGCCGGACTGCATGTCGAGGTGGGTGTGGGAGTCGGCGACGGGCACCCGGAGGGGTGCCGGGAGCGGCGGCGCCGCGTTCTTGTCGTCCCGGGTGTTCCGGCCGGTGTTCGAAGGCATGCCCCGATCCTACGAAAGGGGCATGCGCCCGAGGGCCGGTGATCCGTTCAGCCGGCCTTGCGCTGGAACGGGTGGAGGAGATCGGACAGGTGCCAGTGGTGCGGCT of the Streptomyces sp. 1222.5 genome contains:
- a CDS encoding TatD family hydrolase, which encodes MPSNTGRNTRDDKNAAPPLPAPLRVPVADSHTHLDMQSGTVAEGLAKAASVGVTTVVQVGCDIAGSRWAAETAAEHENVHATVALHPNEAPRIVHGDPDGWSRQGAREPGGDAALDEALAEIDRLAALPQVKGVGETGLDHFRTGPEGKAAQERSFRAHIEIAKRHGKALVIHDRDAHADVLRVLKEEGAPERTVFHCYSGDADMAEICAREGYFMSFAGNVTFKNAQNLRDALAVAPLELVLVETDAPFLTPVPYRGRPNAPYLIPVTVRAMAAVRGLDEDALATALGANTARAFGY